In Nitrospirota bacterium, one genomic interval encodes:
- a CDS encoding PAS domain S-box protein, whose product MLLCKPLLIDIAASFYLTSISTSANISLTFGTLAMEERIILNCISDGVLTIDLDGRINYVNKAMQELLGYPDTEMIGKRCENFIRSNICATEDCALRRTLARRERLSNYESFIENREGRRIPVNINTDLLFDEAGSLIGIVEVFRDISQIKELKERLANVYRFDNIVTKNKRMKEIM is encoded by the coding sequence ATGCTCCTTTGTAAGCCCCTGCTCATAGACATAGCAGCCTCATTTTATTTGACATCAATATCCACCTCTGCTAACATTTCGTTAACTTTTGGAACATTAGCCATGGAAGAACGTATAATTCTTAATTGCATAAGTGACGGTGTCCTGACCATTGACCTTGATGGCAGGATAAATTATGTAAACAAGGCAATGCAGGAACTTCTCGGTTATCCGGACACTGAAATGATCGGCAAACGATGTGAGAATTTTATCAGAAGCAATATATGCGCTACTGAAGATTGCGCTCTGCGCCGCACACTTGCCAGGAGAGAAAGACTATCAAATTATGAGAGCTTCATAGAGAATAGAGAAGGCCGCCGAATACCTGTAAACATCAATACTGATTTACTTTTTGATGAGGCAGGGAGCCTGATTGGGATCGTTGAAGTTTTCAGGGATATTTCCCAGATAAAAGAATTGAAAGAGAGACTCGCGAATGTATATCGCTTCGATAATATTGTTACTAAAAACAAGCGGATGAAAGAGATTATGG